A single region of the Gracilibacillus caseinilyticus genome encodes:
- a CDS encoding DinB family protein: protein MSHYLFQQLKFVRKATIEYVKGVNENRFEVVPAGLNNNIIWNLGHIYMVTEKFVFQLTGEKITVPNHFPELFDPGTSPKDWSIDTPTIEELIVLLNEQMERIEAILSERIEELLKGIYNSSTGLQISSVAECLSFCLYHEGMHFGAIKGINQ, encoded by the coding sequence ATGAGTCATTATCTATTTCAACAGTTAAAATTTGTACGGAAGGCTACGATTGAATATGTAAAAGGTGTGAATGAAAATCGATTCGAAGTTGTACCTGCAGGATTAAATAATAATATCATATGGAATTTAGGTCATATATACATGGTAACTGAAAAATTTGTTTTTCAACTTACAGGTGAAAAAATCACTGTACCTAATCATTTCCCTGAACTTTTTGATCCAGGTACATCTCCAAAAGATTGGTCTATCGATACTCCAACGATAGAAGAGCTAATCGTCTTATTAAATGAACAAATGGAAAGAATAGAAGCAATTTTATCGGAGAGAATAGAAGAATTGTTGAAGGGAATATATAATTCTTCTACAGGACTGCAGATTAGCAGTGTTGCTGAATGTTTAAGCTTTTGTCTCTATCATGAAGGAATGCATTTTGGTGCAATAAAAGGTATTAATCAATGA